One Hordeum vulgare subsp. vulgare chromosome 4H, MorexV3_pseudomolecules_assembly, whole genome shotgun sequence DNA window includes the following coding sequences:
- the LOC123447095 gene encoding uncharacterized protein LOC123447095, giving the protein MGRPSSTEKLVCVALAALAVLSPLYMDREAEAEEEEEEEGWGLLLPSALWLPALLVVLILAINVACFVDRRVVRFDPYWIHRVGGSSCGLMAMLLLLGFVLKCKASF; this is encoded by the coding sequence ATGGGCAGGCCGTCTTCCACGGAGAAGCTGGTGTGCGTGGCCCTGGCGGCGCTGGCCGTGCTGTCGCCGCTGTACATGGACCGGGAggccgaggcggaggaggaggaggaggaggagggctggGGCCTGCTGCTGCCGTCGGCGCTGTGGCTGCCGGCGCTGCTGGTGGTGCTCATCCTGGCCATCAACGTGGCGTGCTTCGTGGACCGGAGGGTCGTCAGGTTCGACCCCTACTGGATCCACCGCGTCGGGGGCTCCTCCTGCGGCCTGATGGCCATGCTGCTGCTGCTCGGCTTCGTCCTCAAGTGCAAGGCCTCCTTCTAG